In Quercus lobata isolate SW786 chromosome 12, ValleyOak3.0 Primary Assembly, whole genome shotgun sequence, a genomic segment contains:
- the LOC115969927 gene encoding acid beta-fructofuranosidase — translation MEDTLPCSYSPLPNGPPTIEGPLDKRRPRTKAILIIFSGLLLLLLASFLAITIGYHRNSHNVRENENDEALLATSDPSSVSIPLEPVHPVSRGVSAGVSEKSNLAFADHNAISYPWNNSMLSWQRTSFHFQPEKNWMNDPNGPMFYKGWYHFFYQYNPNGAVWGDIVWGHAVSTDLIHWLHLPLAMVADQWYDINGVWTGSATVLPNGEVVMLYTGSTNESVQVQNLAYPANLSDPLLIDWVKYSDNPVLLPPPGINKNDFRDPTTAWYTSDGKWKFAIGSRVNTTGITLVYHTVDFKSYERLDGLLHSVPDTGMWECVDFYPVSKTAGKGLDTSVTGPGVKHVMKTSLDNDRQDYYALGIYDEKTDTWVPDNPNIGIGIRYDYGMFYASKTFYDKQKERRVLWGWIGESDSEFADMKKGWASVQGIPRTVLLDTKTGSNLLQWPVEEVDSLRLSGKEFDKVEVKAGSVVPLDIASATQLDIVAEFELDKEALERTAKSNEEFSCGNSQGAAQRGALGPFGLLILADESLSEQTPVYFYIAKGTDGNLTTFFCVDQSRSSEATDVNKQILGGYVPVLKDEKLYVRLLVDHSIVESFVQGGRTCITSRVYPTKAIYGAARLFLFNNATEATVTSSLKIWQMNSAFIHPFRAK, via the exons ATGGAGGATACCCTTCCATGCTCCTACTCTCCTCTTCCCAATGGACCTCCCACCATTGAAGGACCTTTAGACAAACGTAGGCCACGAACGAAGGCGATCCTCATAATCTTTTctgggttgttgttgttgttgcttgcTTCGTTTTTGGCCATTACTATAGGTTATCATAGGAATTCACACAATGTCcgtgaaaatgaaaatgatgaaGCTTTGTTGGCCACGTCCGATCCATCATCCGTGTCGATACCGTTGGAGCCAGTGCACCCCGTGTCACGTGGCGTATCGGCCGGCGTGTCGGAGAAGTCGAACCTGGCATTTGCCGACCACAATGCGATCTCGTATCCATGGAATAATAGCATGTTGTCATGGCAGAGGACATCTTTTCATTTCCAGCCAGAGAAGAATTGGATGAATG ATCCTAACG GACCTATGTTCTACAAAGGATGGTACCACTTCTTTTACCAGTACAATCCTAATGGAGCAGTGTGGGGTGACATAGTTTGGGGCCACGCTGTGTCAACAGACCTGATCCATTGGCTTCACCTCCCTTTAGCAATGGTTGCTGATCAGTGGTATGACATAAATGGTGTTTGGACTGGGTCTGCTACAGTCCTTCCCAATGGCGAAGTTGTCATGCTTTACACTGGATCCACTAATGAGTCAGTGCAGGTTCAAAATCTTGCATATCCTGCCAACCTGTCTGATCCCCTCCTCATCGATTGGGTCAAGTACTCTGACAACCCAGTTCTTCTCCCACCACCAGGCATCAATAAGAATGACTTTCGTGACCCAACAACAGCTTGGTACACATCAGATGGGAAATGGAAATTTGCCATAGGGTCCAGGGTTAACACAACAGGCATTACCTTGGTTTACCACACTGTGGACTTCAAGAGCTATGAGCGTTTAGATGGATTGCTTCATTCTGTCCCTGACACTGGCATGTGGGAGTGTGTGGACTTCTATCCTGTGTCCAAGACGGCTGGAAAAGGCTTGGACACATCGGTTACTGGTCCTGGAGTGAAGCATGTGATGAAGACCAGCCTGGACAACGATAGACAAGATTATTATGCACTTGGGATTTATGATGAGAAGACTGATACATGGGTTCCCGACAACCCCAATATTGGTATTGGAATCAGGTATGATTATGGGATGTTTTATGCATCCAAGACGTTCTATGACAAGCAGAAGGAAAGGAGGGTGTTGTGGGGTTGGATTGGAGAGTCTGATAGTGAATTTGCAGACATGAAGAAGGGCTGGGCATCAGTTCAG GGTATTCCAAGGACAGTGTTACTTGATACAAAGACTGGTAGCAATTTGCTTCAATGGCCAGTGGAGGAGGTAGATAGTTTGAGATTGAGCGGCAAAGAGTTTGACAAAGTGGAGGTCAAGGCAGGATCAGTTGTTCCACTAGATATAGCATCAGCCACACAGTTGGACATTGTCGCAGAGTTTGAGTTGGATAAGGAGGCTTTGGAGAGGACAGCTAAAAGCAACGAGGAGTTCAGCTGCGGCAACAGTCAGGGAGCTGCTCAACGTGGTGCATTAGGACCCTTTGGACTACTTATTCTTGCAGATGAGAGCCTTTCTGAGCAAACTCCTGTGTATTTCTATATTGCCAAAGGAACTGATGGCAATCTCACAACTTTCTTCTGTGTTGATCAGTCAAG GTCTTCTGAGGCAACTGATGTTAATAAACAAATTCTTGGGGGCTATGTTCCTGTactaaaagatgaaaaattatatgTGAGGTTACTG GTTGATCATTCAATAGTTGAAAGCTTTGTTCAAGGTGGGAGGACATGCATCACATCACGTGTTTATCCGACAAAGGCAATCTATGGGGCTGCTCGGCTATTTCTGTTTAACAATGCTACTGAGGCCACTGTTACTTCCTCACTCAAGATATGGCAGATGAATTCTGCATTCATACACCCCTTCCGTGCTAAGtga